CGACCGCGCGCGCGGCAAGTGCGCTCAAGCTCGATCCGGCGGAACTGTTCCTGCCCCTGATCCCCGGCATGATCGCCGGGTTGGCGACGCTGATCGTGATGGCGATCTTCTTCGGCCGTCGCGAGCGCCAGCGGCTGGGCCAGGTCGCACAGAGCACGCCCGCGGATTTCACCGGCATGGCGGTGTCGCAGTTTCCCGAGGCGCGCCGCCCGCACCTGCGCTGGTTCAACGGTATGCTCGTGATCGTATTGCTGGCCGGGCTGGTGACGGGCTTGCTGCCGCTTTCGGTGCTGATGATGCTGGCGTTCGCGATCGCGCTGATCGTCAACTATCCGGGCATCGCCGAACAGAAGGAGCGCATTTCCGCCCATGCCGGCAACGTGCTGTCGGTGGTCTCGCTGATCTTCGCGGCGGGCATCTTCACCGGCATCCTCAGCGGTACCGGCATGGTCGATGCGATGAGCCGCGCGGTGGTGGGCATCATCCCGCCCGCCATGGGCCCCTATATGGCGCCGATCACCGCAGCGCTCAGCCTGCCTTTTACCTTCTTCATCTCGAACGACGCCTTCTATTTCGGCATGCTGCCGATCCTGGCCGAGGCGGGCAGCCATTATGGCGTCGCGCCGATCGCGATCGCGCGGGCCAGCCTGATGGGCCAGCCGGTGCACCTGTTGAGCCCGCTGGTGCCATCGACCTACCTGCTCGTCAGCCTGGCCGGCATCGACTTGGCCGATCACCAGCGCTTCGCACTGCTGCCGGCCGCGCTGGTGTGCCTCGTGATGACGATCGTCGGCATGGTCGTGCTGGCATTCCCGTTCGTTGCCGCGCTGTGATGCCGGATATCGGGCGGATCGTATCGCCGGTTCCTTCCGCGCCGTTCGCTGCGGGCGCCCGCGCCGGATGATGCGCCGACGTGTCGAAAAATCTGGCGCTCCGCGCGTGATCGCGCGCTTCGTCGCGGCGCTGATGCTGGGAGCAGTCGGTGGGGCGCTGTTCACTCTGGTTGGAAGCCCGCTGCCGTGGGTGCTCGGATCGATGACAGCCTGCGCCATCGCCAGCATCGCCGGACTGCCCGTCGCAGCCGCGGCCGCGACTCGCCGGCCAATGGCCGCGATCATCGGGGTGGTGCTGGGATGCTCGTTTCATCCCGGCCTGTTCGGCCTGATCGGCCAATCCTGGCTGTCGCTCCTGTTGCTGCCACTGTTCCTTGCCGCCGCGGCCATGCTGTGCATCACTTGGTTTCGCCGCGTCGCGAGGTTCGATCCTGCCACCGCCTATTTCGCCGGCATGCCGGGCGGCATCGCCGAAATGGTGATCATGGGCAGCGAGCGCGGTGCCGACGAGCGCAGCGTGGCGATGATCCAGGGGGCACGCATCTTCCTCGTCGTGCTCGTGATCCCGTTCCTGATCCGCCATTTCAGCGGCATCGCGCCGAATGACGGGGCGGCGATCGGAGACATTACGATCCCTCCCGATATCGATCTTCTCCCGTGGGGCGGTTTCTCGATCGTCGTAGGCACGCTGGCGGCGCGCGCCCTGCGGGTACCCGCCTGGCATCTGATGGGCCCGATGGCGGTCAGCGCGACGCTCCATCTGTCGGGCGTCACCGATTTTCGCGTACCCTTGTGGCTTCTCGCCGCCGCACAGGTCGGCCTCGGCGCCACGATCGGCTGCCGCTTTGGCGGGCTGAGCCTGGCCGCCTTCGCACGGATCCTCGGTCTCGCCGCCGGGTCGACCCTGATCCTGCTGGCGCTCACCTTCGCCTGGGCGGGGGCAATGAGCCGGATCTCGGGGCTCGATCCAGCACTTCTCGTGCTCGCCTATGCGCCGGGCGGCCTGGCGGAGATGAGCATGGCGGCGCTGGGCCTCGCGCTCGAGCCCGGCATTGTCATCGTGCACCATCTCGTCCGCATTGCCGCCGTCATCATCGGCGCGCCGCTTGCCTTTCGTCCTTCAAGGAATACCGCTCCATGATCTCCGTCATAACCCCG
The window above is part of the Sphingomonas sanxanigenens DSM 19645 = NX02 genome. Proteins encoded here:
- a CDS encoding AbrB family transcriptional regulator, whose protein sequence is MIARFVAALMLGAVGGALFTLVGSPLPWVLGSMTACAIASIAGLPVAAAAATRRPMAAIIGVVLGCSFHPGLFGLIGQSWLSLLLLPLFLAAAAMLCITWFRRVARFDPATAYFAGMPGGIAEMVIMGSERGADERSVAMIQGARIFLVVLVIPFLIRHFSGIAPNDGAAIGDITIPPDIDLLPWGGFSIVVGTLAARALRVPAWHLMGPMAVSATLHLSGVTDFRVPLWLLAAAQVGLGATIGCRFGGLSLAAFARILGLAAGSTLILLALTFAWAGAMSRISGLDPALLVLAYAPGGLAEMSMAALGLALEPGIVIVHHLVRIAAVIIGAPLAFRPSRNTAP
- a CDS encoding CitMHS family transporter, which encodes MNLALLGFLMVATFMTLIMTKRMTPLVALIVIPTAFALIAGFSAGLGGMMIDGIKNLAPTGVMLLFAILFFSTMTDTGLFDPLVNRLLRVVHGDPLLILVGTVVLCALVSLDGDGSTTYIITIAALLPLYKRFEMNRLYLCALLMTTSGVMNLTPWGGPTARAASALKLDPAELFLPLIPGMIAGLATLIVMAIFFGRRERQRLGQVAQSTPADFTGMAVSQFPEARRPHLRWFNGMLVIVLLAGLVTGLLPLSVLMMLAFAIALIVNYPGIAEQKERISAHAGNVLSVVSLIFAAGIFTGILSGTGMVDAMSRAVVGIIPPAMGPYMAPITAALSLPFTFFISNDAFYFGMLPILAEAGSHYGVAPIAIARASLMGQPVHLLSPLVPSTYLLVSLAGIDLADHQRFALLPAALVCLVMTIVGMVVLAFPFVAAL